From the Anopheles stephensi strain Indian chromosome X, UCI_ANSTEP_V1.0, whole genome shotgun sequence genome, the window AGGCCGACATGATCAACGATATCTATTGTATTCTGCGATATATGTACTTCATGGTGGTGGATTCAGCGATACCGGCGCATCGACGGCAGTATTACTTTTACGCCGGATCGTTGCTTTTGACATACATTGCAAACTTTTCACAGTCGAACGACAATTTACGGCAGATTGTGCGATCGACGCGTTCGCTGCTGACTATGGCGGCGCGAGACGTTCTCTACTACACACGCCTGCAAACCGAACAAGGTCTGTGAGGTGAGACCCAAAGTTTTTGCAAAAGCCAGGCAACGGATGTGTGTGACTCAGACGGCGGACATACTAACGCTGGAAGAGAAGGTAAGCGGGTTGCAATTGCGCATCGCGCATTTGAAAGGCGCAATTGAACAGcattttacttttcttttgaAGCAGCGTGCATTGGGAGATGACTTTGGCTGGACAACTTTCAAGATGGATGGATACTGCTGCTGTCGTACTGGAGGGGAGACTCTTGGATATACCGAACGCCGAATATTCTTAACACATTCGGATCAGGACTCTTACAAGGCAGagaagaaatatttattttcgttcAACATTTCGAAATAGCTAAatttaaatagttttaaaaaagTCTGTATCGAATCCGCTTTTTTCAAAAAGATTTATTAGTAAACAGCAATGCGGAACAAACTAACTTTTAAAAGGTTAGACAAAACATTCTCGAACGAGTAGCTTGGAACCTTGAACGGTTTAATCACATTGGAAAGGATGGTTtatatttatgaaaaaaaaacacagtatTCATAAAAAGAGGATAAGTGAGGttgaattaaacaaattcgAATGTAATACTAACTCATATGTTGGGTAGTGAGCTCGAGAGTTACCGCGAGGCTTCACCGCAATGAAGTGAAAGCTTTGCGCTCGACTTTCTCCACTTGGGCGAGACAGAGAAGAGAGAATAAGTGGAAGACAGgttagagagaaagagagagatgaggaggaggaggaggaggaggaggaggaggaggaggagagagagagggaaagttCTTTTTATGAAATTCGGCTATTGCCGGGGGTCTTTTCCATCATAAAGTAACACTTCGCTCTCTTCGAGATCTTCGCCCTCGGTGAGCGACACGACACGACACTACACTTTGGCTAAGAAATACTAACGAAAAACTATCTAAAAACTATCTAAAGAAAAACTAACACGTTTTGAGAATAAAGAAAATTCTGAAAACGGATATTTTGTTTCCTATTttgctctacaacctcgaggaGTTAAATGGCAGATCAGGCTTTCCCTGACTCAGTATCCTCGTAGCTGGCTAGGTACAGTGCTGCGACCGCAAGTTAGCTATCCAGCTGGATTTTGATACACACAAGTAtgcgatacacacacacacacaggcattTAACTCGCATATGACAGTTTAGTAAAACTATACGGAAGAGCTCTTTTAGGCACTTATTATCAGGCGATGGTGGATAAATATCTCTTAGGGTCCTTTGCTAGGGCCtcagggcctgcgccagggagatggccTTGTCTGTCTTCTTTTCAAGCTGGCGCTAGAGATCCATGACTCGGAGGTAGATGCTTCGGGAACCATCTTCATGTtgatccagatcctggcatacgctgatgacatagacatgaGGATCGAGCGCGCGGAACTAATCCTCGGGATGGAGAGTATTGAGGCAAAAACATACAGATAGGGGTACGTGCCTTTGACGTCGTCCAACAATCTTGGGGTCAAAATTCAGGAGCGATAACATCATAGCAGTTGAGTTACGAGCAACGGTGCTGGCTACCAATCGGTCTTACTATAGTCCTCGGAGTCCTATGGTctatttatagtcccagtagtCACATCAAGCGCGTCCGGTGGCACATCGGGGCGGACGGGTGGCCGAAGCGACAGCggggccggtcttcacacggcagggtcgaggttcaaatcccatctaagactgcctccccgtacgtcaggctgactactttactgcgggtaaaattaagtcacagaaagccataaatggcaggccgagatctctcgaggttgtagtgccaaggaagaagaagaagtcacaTCAAGACGCTccgaaggatttttggccccatGTATGAGTGGAATGgtgagctctacgagctgtacagAGATCTCACCATCACGCAGCGAATTAGGCTCGCCAGGTTCCGAAgagctgatcatgtcatgagaacggcaccggacgacccagcccgtaaattccttttaggccgtctaTATTGACGAAGGAGGCGTGGTAGTCCGTGGCAGGCGTTGCAGGATTTGAGATGGATTGATAGCGCAGATGCGTCAACCAGAACGATCGGGAGAATGCATTAGCGGACGACAGCGCGAGTATATTTGCTATCATAAATTCCTATAAAAACCAGACATCCAGCATTATGttgacgatcgttttcgtGGGTGTAAACGATTCCAAGGATACAATGAAGGAAAATGGCTATAACTTTTGTATGAAGCGtaaaatttccaaaaaaataaaataaaaatgtacgCAAATTGTGTTTCAAACCGGTGCTTGTGCATTTTTGTTCAGCAATTTCGCcgcaattgttgtttttttggtggaaaactCCATTATTGGTACAGCTATCCTATCACCATCCGTTTGCCGTAATTGCGTGTGAATCGGATTGCATAAAGTTTGGCGCAAGGTAGAAACCCAATTTTTTAACGTATGAAAGCGTTacttttgcatacatttcaaCCACGCCGACCACTGTGCCGGTGCGTAACGTACGTTATCCGGGCGTTACAACTGTCAGATGTAACAGATGATGgggtttattgtttattttcctcccgGCAATTACGCCCGCCGTACCGAGTAGTCGGTGGTTGTATAAAAATACATATTAAGAACATACATACTCTGCTAGAGTTTTCCCACAAGGCGGAGGCAGCTGTAAGGAAGAGGGAGACGAAAattgcacaaaacaaaaacaagtaaaatcgaaaacaaacgaaaaatcgGAGCTTACATCGGGGCCAGACGTAGCTGATCGCTAACAGACGTGTGAACTGGTAGCTTGGAATCGGTGTAACTCGGGCAGAAGGTTTATTTCGCAAGGAAGCATAATCGTCGTTGAggataattttttgttgtacgggAACGCAGATCGTCTTCCGGCACAGTTATGTCACACGTAGTTATTGGTGAGTATGCGATGGAAGTAGACGCTTGGTCGCGGTAAAATGCTCGCTTGCACCGGATGAGCACGGAACAGACGGAAGACCGATGTAGACGAACGCAACCACCTCTTGCACCGACTGGTGTAAGATCGCGTTGCGTAATCTACCATTTCCTTCACGATCATCACGGTCCCATGTCCCATTGCAGGTGGCGGAACCGGATTCATCGGTCGCCGGTTGGTAAAAACGCTGCTAGCCGAAGGTTATGAAGTGACCACAATCTCGCGCATGCCCGGTCCCAAACACATCAGCTGGCACGAGCTGGAAAAGGACGGCCTACCGAACGGGACGACGGCCGTCGTCAACCTGGCCGGCCAGAATGTGCTCGATCCGACGCGCCGCTGGACACCCGGCTTCAAGCAAAACGTGTGGAACTCGCGCATCAACACGACAGCCGCCTGCGCTCGGGCGATCGAGCGGGCCACGGTTAAGCCGAGCGTTTTTGTCAACATTAGCGGCGTAAGCCACTATGCACCGGGCAGCCAAAAGCACACGGAACTGTCGAAGGTGTCCGATTACGATTTTATGTCCCGGCTTTGCATCGAATGGGAACGGGCGGCGTCGCTTTCGGACAATTCCATCTGCCGGTTGGTGCGTGTACGGAGCGGTGTTGTGCTCGGGCGTGAAGGTGGCATGATTCAGTCACTCATACTACCGTTCTGGTTCGGACTCGGTGGTCCGGTCGGTGATGGGCGCCATGATCTGCCCTGGATACATGTGGAGGATCTGTGCGGTTTGATACGGTTCGCTATCGAACGGCCGGAAGTGAACGGTGTGCTGAACGGTGTCGCACCGGAACTGTCCACCAATGCGGACTTTACGAAAGCGTTCGCTTCCGCCCTGGTACGACCCGCCTTCTTCCCGATGCCCCTGTTCGCGCTGAATCTCATCTTCGCGGAGGAGCGTGCGGTACTGTTGACGAACGGTGCGAAGGTGGTGCCACAGCGAGTGCTCGAGTATGGGTTCCAGTACCGGTACCCGGATCTACAGTCCGCCTGCAAGGAAGTGGCTCACCTGTTCTAAATGCTCGCGCGCGATTGGTTTTAGTTTAATCATGTTCACTTCATCCGTTCCGGGTTTCCTTCTATTTATCAAATGCATCCCCAACAACCAAccagatttttttaattgccGCGAAAGTTTATTAACGCCCTTGCTATGCGATGGTGTGTAATAAACGGAATCCTGATACCCGTTAGCTTCGCAGTTCTTTCTCTTTACTAAAGTTGCATAAGAATAACGAAAAAACAGGTTCGATactaaaaaagaaaccttccATCATTGTAAGAAGCGATTATCCGTTGGTAATCTGTAGCATAAGAATAGCCTTCTCGGTTAGCAAAAGCACCATCTCATCCTCGCAACTTATCCCCAGCACCTCGCCCGAATCCTTCAAACTCACGAACTGATACTGGCCGATCGCAACCTGTGGCCCGGTTCGGTTGCGCAAGCCGGCCCCACCGGCCCCATAGCTCGCTTTGTAGATGTAAATCCCACGGTGTGACTCGCAGATCACTGCATACTCCATCCCGGGTGGGCAAGCAAGATATTTCTGCTGTTGTTTCGATGCCTGAACGTACCCGAACGCGTGCAGTGTACCTTCGTGCTGAAATCGACAGTCTTCCGACCCGTACGGTGTGGGCTGTAGTTGCCACAGACACGCATCGACATCGTGCCTTAAAGCGAATGTTGCTGGCAAACCGGCACGTACCGTTACTGCAAACAGTGGTGGACCACTGCCAAGTGGAACTGTGTGCGTAACCGTGTGGTCGGTGCAGGAAAGCCGTTCCAGCGTGTAATACGTGTCCCGATCGCCTTcaaagtcgcacggttcgagtGGTGCGCTTAGGTTCGTAGCGGGCGGTAAATCGGACGGTAGGTTATCCGAGTCCGCCGGTGCACCAGCCGTATCATCCGGACCACCGGGCAGCAGGAACGGCCACATCACACCAGCAGTCTGCTTTTGGAGTGAGATTTCAAGCGTTTTCCGATCCATAGCCCATACCGTCTGTTCGTGGTCAATCGCGGCGAACAGTTGCGTCCCGTCGATCACGAGCAGATCGTTGGCAAACACCTTCAAACAGGTCTCACCCCCCGGGGAGGATGGTTCGGTCACCACCCGGTACTGTACGTTGGGCTGCTTTTCGAACGTTACACTTATCTCGTCGGCCGTTTGCGTCCACCGGAAGGGATACTGTTCCCAGGCCGGATGTTCCTGTGTATCTGCGCTGGGCGGCTTCTGTTCTGGCACAACGACCGGATGCTCGGAATCGTGCAGGAATCGAAACGGTTCATCACACGCCACCAGCACAGCCGTCGCATGGTAATCCAGCACACAGTACCTCGGGTAGCCAGCGCTATGTAGCGTTCGTGACACGGTTAGCGTCCAGCTCGGAGGTGTCGACTGTTCCAGTGTGATCCAGTGTAGCAAAGATTTCGATTTTTCCATCGCATGGTGTTCAATCTGTAGCAGCACAAAGTGCAACAAACGCTTCCCTTCCTGCACAAGAAATCGCCCATCCAGCAGCACACTCCCACCGGGTAGCATACCTTCCGCGAGATTACATTCCACCGGTCGGATCGCGCTTTGTAGCTTCCATTCACGGCCCGTGCTTCTGTCGCCGGTATCGAGCACCCGCACGGTACCGTACCCATCCGACAGTAGACACAGCTGCTCAGAGGGAAACACGAGCGAACAGTTGTACCGGTAGGTGCCGGTTGCGTCATCATCCGGCGCTAGATCGGCCGGTGCTAGTGGTAGTTTAAACACTGGCGCCGGTGGACGGATACGCCCGAGTGTGTGATCGTAACAGACGCGCTGTACCATGCCGGTTGCGTCGATGTAGTAACACTGCCCGGTTGCCCACGGGTCCCGCACCAGATGGTTCTGCATGCCGAAGAGCCGCGCATGGTAGTAGGAATATTGCTGCTCGTTCGGCTTCACACGGTGCGGATGGTTTGTGGTGGAAAAATCCGTCGTCAGCACCGGTACCGGCTCGAGCGACAGTATGTACCCATCGAAGTTCGTTTTTAGCAGCTTCCGGTCCGGTGCTAGCTCAATGTGTGGCATCCTTTCATGCAATCGTGCTGGATGTTGCTGACGTAAACAAAAGGCAGCTCTGTTAGGTATTGTACTTAAACATATGTTCCTTAATGAATATATTAATTATACTCACAATAGTTTACGTTCGTTGGAATGCTGACACCGATGCGGATTTCGAGGTGGAACAGTTTGACagttgaatgttttgaaagGCCGTGCAGTTTGACAGCTCGGCTTGCAACACAGTTCACATTCCTTGTGTTGTTCGCTCGTGGCTACAATTGCTACGTACAGCAATTACAGTCTGAAAATTTTAACTGACGGTAACGAAAGGTAAAGAATTTTTAAGTTGAAACATTATATACAGAAACGAAAACGGGAATTAGATATTGGCGTTTGCGGGTTTTGCTTGTAGGAATGCAAACAAACTGTT encodes:
- the LOC118510246 gene encoding epimerase family protein SDR39U1 encodes the protein MSHVVIGGGTGFIGRRLVKTLLAEGYEVTTISRMPGPKHISWHELEKDGLPNGTTAVVNLAGQNVLDPTRRWTPGFKQNVWNSRINTTAACARAIERATVKPSVFVNISGVSHYAPGSQKHTELSKVSDYDFMSRLCIEWERAASLSDNSICRLVRVRSGVVLGREGGMIQSLILPFWFGLGGPVGDGRHDLPWIHVEDLCGLIRFAIERPEVNGVLNGVAPELSTNADFTKAFASALVRPAFFPMPLFALNLIFAEERAVLLTNGAKVVPQRVLEYGFQYRYPDLQSACKEVAHLF
- the LOC118510233 gene encoding nudC domain-containing protein 1; the protein is MPHIELAPDRKLLKTNFDGYILSLEPVPVLTTDFSTTNHPHRVKPNEQQYSYYHARLFGMQNHLVRDPWATGQCYYIDATGMVQRVCYDHTLGRIRPPAPVFKLPLAPADLAPDDDATGTYRYNCSLVFPSEQLCLLSDGYGTVRVLDTGDRSTGREWKLQSAIRPVECNLAEGMLPGGSVLLDGRFLVQEGKRLLHFVLLQIEHHAMEKSKSLLHWITLEQSTPPSWTLTVSRTLHSAGYPRYCVLDYHATAVLVACDEPFRFLHDSEHPVVVPEQKPPSADTQEHPAWEQYPFRWTQTADEISVTFEKQPNVQYRVVTEPSSPGGETCLKVFANDLLVIDGTQLFAAIDHEQTVWAMDRKTLEISLQKQTAGVMWPFLLPGGPDDTAGAPADSDNLPSDLPPATNLSAPLEPCDFEGDRDTYYTLERLSCTDHTVTHTVPLGSGPPLFAVTVRAGLPATFALRHDVDACLWQLQPTPYGSEDCRFQHEGTLHAFGYVQASKQQQKYLACPPGMEYAVICESHRGIYIYKASYGAGGAGLRNRTGPQVAIGQYQFVSLKDSGEVLGISCEDEMVLLLTEKAILMLQITNG